A stretch of Lentibacillus sp. JNUCC-1 DNA encodes these proteins:
- a CDS encoding tetratricopeptide repeat protein produces the protein MNFEKMRLDWGSGAGGLYRRSWDYNSARVDISALTRIYQRSSGYIGAHENISALEPVYRRSSQYIGARDIISALGTVYRRSGQYIGARDSISALGTVYRRSGQYIGARDSISALGTVYRRSGQYIGARDSISALGQYIGARDSISALGTVYRRSGQYIGARDSISALGTVYRRSGHISALGQYIGARDIISALGTLYRRSGHYIGARDIISALGTLYRRSGHYIGARDIISALGTLYRRSGHYIGARDIISALGTLYRRSGHYIGARDIISALGTLYRRSGHYIGARDIISALGTLYRRSGIRKTDATSSPPPQHKKIRIPAHQAGIRIRIIVAYAVVT, from the coding sequence ATGAATTTTGAGAAGATGCGTTTAGATTGGGGGTCGGGCGCTGGGGGATTATATCGGCGCTCGTGGGATTATAACAGCGCTCGAGTGGATATATCGGCGCTCACGAGAATATATCAGCGCTCGAGTGGATATATCGGCGCTCACGAGAATATATCGGCGCTCGAGCCAGTATATCGGCGCTCGAGCCAGTATATCGGCGCTCGGGACATTATATCGGCGCTCGGGACAGTATATCGGCGCTCGGGACAGTATATCGGCGCTCGGGACAGTATATCGGCGCTCGGGACAGTATATCGGCGCTCGGGACAGTATATCGGCGCTCGGGACAGTATATCGGCGCTCGGGACAGTATATCGGCGCTCGGGACAGTATATCGGCGCTCGGGACAGTATATCGGCGCTCGGACAGTATATCGGCGCTCGGGACAGTATATCGGCGCTCGGGACAGTATATCGGCGCTCGGGACAGTATATCGGCGCTCGGGACAGTATATCGGCGCTCGGGACAGTATATCGGCGCTCGGGACATATATCGGCGCTCGGACAGTATATCGGCGCTCGGGACATTATATCGGCGCTCGGGACATTATATCGGCGCTCGGGACATTATATCGGCGCTCGGGACATTATATCGGCGCTCGGGACATTATATCGGCGCTCGGGACATTATATCGGCGCTCGGGACATTATATCGGCGCTCGGGACATTATATCGGCGCTCGGGACATTATATCGGCGCTCGGGACATTATATCGGCGCTCGGGACATTATATCGGCGCTCGGGACATTATATCGGCGCTCGGGACATTATATCGGCGCTCGGGACATTATATCGGCGCTCGGGACATTATATCGGCGCTCGGGACATTATATCGGCGCTCGGGACATTATATCGGCGCTCGGGCATCCGCAAGACGGATGCCACGAGCTCCCCACCACCTCAACACAAAAAAATCCGGATACCTGCTCATCAAGCAGGCATCCGGATCCGCATCATAGTAGCTTATGCTGTTGTAACTTGA
- a CDS encoding ComEC/Rec2 family competence protein, with protein sequence MKRIAVILIFTLTITAWPYHTQAQTPTSLLKVHFIDVGQGDSILIETPADKVILVDGGPPDAGPAVVDYLNKQQIDTIDLLVATHPDIDHIGGLVEVMKQFKIGHVLDNGKFHVTKTYLKYVHQIRRQMIPVYEAGEDDHIEFDPFLKMQILNADEETRTNNQSSIVLAIEYLQKSLLLAGDIDKDMEYQLMKAYDLKGDFLKIPHHGSDTSSTMAFIEAVHPKAAILSYARENKFGHPVERVMGNLQRMQIDLYSTAIHGNIVLMTDGKHHVIQTEKDPLDYVGDQNEAG encoded by the coding sequence ATGAAACGAATCGCTGTCATACTCATTTTCACGCTGACCATTACAGCTTGGCCGTACCACACCCAAGCGCAAACCCCAACGTCCCTGCTGAAAGTTCATTTTATCGACGTCGGCCAGGGGGACAGTATTTTAATCGAGACGCCTGCAGACAAGGTCATTCTCGTGGACGGCGGACCACCCGACGCAGGCCCCGCTGTTGTCGACTATCTCAACAAGCAACAGATTGACACCATTGATCTCCTGGTCGCGACCCATCCGGATATCGATCATATTGGCGGTTTGGTGGAAGTTATGAAACAGTTCAAGATCGGCCATGTCCTTGATAATGGGAAATTTCACGTCACGAAAACGTATCTGAAATACGTTCATCAGATCCGCCGGCAGATGATTCCTGTTTATGAAGCGGGGGAGGATGATCACATTGAATTTGATCCCTTTTTAAAAATGCAAATCCTGAATGCAGACGAAGAGACACGCACTAACAACCAGTCGTCGATCGTCTTGGCAATCGAGTATTTGCAAAAGTCACTTCTCCTAGCTGGCGACATCGACAAAGATATGGAATACCAGCTCATGAAAGCATACGACTTAAAAGGCGACTTCCTAAAAATACCGCATCACGGCTCAGATACAAGTTCGACCATGGCTTTTATTGAAGCCGTCCATCCGAAAGCAGCTATTCTCTCTTACGCCAGGGAAAATAAATTCGGTCACCCTGTTGAACGTGTGATGGGCAACTTGCAAAGGATGCAAATCGATTTATACTCAACAGCGATTCATGGCAATATCGTGCTTATGACAGACGGCAAACATCATGTGATCCAAACAGAAAAAGACCCCCTCGACTATGTAGGGGATCAGAACGAGGCGGGTTGA